TTTTAAAAGCGCAAGCAATTGTTCAGAAGAAGTTGCTTCATTAAGCGACGCCCTAAAATCTTTTTTCATAAGCTTTCTTGATAATTTGGCTAAAATCTGTAGATGCGTATTCCCTGAAGCTTCCTCTGGAACGCCTATGAGAAATACATTATATACCGGTTCATCATCAAGCGCTTTCCAATCAATTCCCTGTACACGCCCAAAAGCTAAAAAAGCTTCTGAGACAGCATTGGTCTTACCGTGAGGAATTGCCACACCAAAACCGACTGCTGTTGAATATTCTGCCTCGCGTTCCATCACAGCATCAAAGTAACCGTTTAAATCTGTTATGCGTCCTTCTTGTTTTGCCTTTAATGCTAAAGCTTTTACAACTTCTTCCTTTGTCTTTTGTTCCATATTTAAATCAATCAATGCGCTGGTTATTAACATCTTTTTTCCTCCTCGAAGTTTTCATATAATCTATTGAGGTTTTTATCACCTTTTGATTGGTTTCCTGCTATCAGTATATCATTCCAATCATTTCCAATCAATATCAATCACTTCTTTGCGAAGTTTTTTAGTATTTGTGTCTATTTTTTTTATTTTTCTTCGACATATTGATTAATCAATCACGCAAACCCATATAAAAAAATCACTTTCAATCATCAAATTTGATTGAAAGTGATTTTTTTAGTAATCATTCTATTTATGAACGCCGCATAATGTCAACATGATAATTATACAAGTCTGATCGATATAAAGATTCTTCATAGAACAATTTACGATCCGTTTGATCAATCGTTACGCCCGATACTTTTAACAACGCTGTCGTCTTATTTAAATCAAAGATTTTTGCATAAATCGGATTAGCAATCTGAGCTTCCATTGTATAGGAGACACGCTTCACATGAATATTGTAAACTTCTTCTAACAGTTTATATAATGACATCGTCAAATCATATCCTTCTAGATTTGGACAATATATTTTGGGAATATATAATGTCTCTAACGCCATAGGAATATCATCTCCATAGCGAAGACGTTTGACTTTAAGCAGCGTCGTATCCGGGGGCAAGTTCAGTTGCCTAGCCACCATATCCAGTCCATAAATAAAATGGAGTTCTAATATTTTAGTTCTTGCTCTATACCCCATGTTACCTATGGTTTCAGTAAAGCTCCCTACATTATTTTGGGCAAATGCCGGTGCTTTTACATATGTTCCGCTACCTTGCTCCCGGTGAACTACGCTCTGTTGTTCTAGAAGTTTTAGCGCCTGCCTTGCCGTCATTCGGCTAACCTCATACTGTCTTGCCAGCTCCCGCTCAGAGGGTAAACGGTCTCCCGCTTTATATACGCCTGCCTTTATTTCTCTTGCCAGTTCTTTTGCCAATTGTTGATATATCGGTTTTGACATATTCACCCACCTCTTTTACCAATATTTTTTCCTAATTATAGCACTCTATATAAGCCATGTATAGTTTTCATTGCCTCTTTTGATAGATTCCGCTATAATTAATGGCATAAATATTCCCAGCATATAAGGAGCAACTATGGACGATCAAACTACGATGAACTATATAACTTTTTTAGACAGTATTCCTCCCTTTTCTGATAAAATGGATCTTATCGGGATGCATAACATGCTCAATCTTCTTGATAATTTTCACGAAACACTCTCCGTAATTCATATTGCAGGAACTAACGGAAAAGGCTCGTGCGCCTCTATGTTAGCTTCCATCTATGGTGCAAGCGGTTATCATGTCGGAGCCTATCTGTCCCCATATATCGATGATTATCGTGAATGCATCCATATTAACGGCTCTCTTGTCAGTATCGATACAATGAATGCTGCCACACAAGTTATTCAAAAAGCATATCATACCTTAAGGCAAAGCAACCTTCAGCTCCCAACACAATATGAATGCCTAACATGTATCGCTCTATATGCAATGCATCTTGAACGTGTTGACCTTGCAATCATCGAGACACTTATGGGCGGACGCAACGATGCCACAAATGTCTTTCCAAGCATAAAAGCCGCACTTATTACTTCCATCGGCTATGACCATATGGAGTTCTTAGGCGATCGTCTGGTTGATATTGCTATGCATAAAGCAGGTATTGCCAAACCTAAGTGTCCACTCTTTATAAATCCAAACGCTCCTGAAGTGATTGATACAATCGCTGCATATGCACAGTCTATCGAGGCACCTTACTATATAAGCCACGCTTATTTGTCGATGCTAAACATTGACTATCAGCGCTTTTTACCACTCCCTTTAAACGGCAAGCA
This sequence is a window from Vallitaleaceae bacterium 9-2. Protein-coding genes within it:
- a CDS encoding GntR family transcriptional regulator, producing the protein MSKPIYQQLAKELAREIKAGVYKAGDRLPSERELARQYEVSRMTARQALKLLEQQSVVHREQGSGTYVKAPAFAQNNVGSFTETIGNMGYRARTKILELHFIYGLDMVARQLNLPPDTTLLKVKRLRYGDDIPMALETLYIPKIYCPNLEGYDLTMSLYKLLEEVYNIHVKRVSYTMEAQIANPIYAKIFDLNKTTALLKVSGVTIDQTDRKLFYEESLYRSDLYNYHVDIMRRS
- a CDS encoding Mur ligase family protein; its protein translation is MDDQTTMNYITFLDSIPPFSDKMDLIGMHNMLNLLDNFHETLSVIHIAGTNGKGSCASMLASIYGASGYHVGAYLSPYIDDYRECIHINGSLVSIDTMNAATQVIQKAYHTLRQSNLQLPTQYECLTCIALYAMHLERVDLAIIETLMGGRNDATNVFPSIKAALITSIGYDHMEFLGDRLVDIAMHKAGIAKPKCPLFINPNAPEVIDTIAAYAQSIEAPYYISHAYLSMLNIDYQRFLPLPLNGKHQIDNFFGVLSVLTYLHSDYPVTNDSIFKGLATLHHPCRIENFNINGHLITIDGGHNTEGLSALYDYLVEQDSTDALPILLVFGSLKGKKNQQGLALLSSLASEVITTTPKSPRALKATDYTQPNYTPVPSLDHCIDLIKERIKKRNPRTHIVICGSFYIAHPFRIALDALSHQL
- a CDS encoding fructose PTS transporter subunit IIA, whose product is MLITSALIDLNMEQKTKEEVVKALALKAKQEGRITDLNGYFDAVMEREAEYSTAVGFGVAIPHGKTNAVSEAFLAFGRVQGIDWKALDDEPVYNVFLIGVPEEASGNTHLQILAKLSRKLMKKDFRASLNEATSSEQLLALLKESEIL